The Halichoerus grypus chromosome 14, mHalGry1.hap1.1, whole genome shotgun sequence genome contains a region encoding:
- the KCNT1 gene encoding potassium channel subfamily T member 1 isoform X3, which produces MSDLDTEVLPLPPRYRFRDLLLGDQNDDRLHVEDFSLDSSLSQVQVEFYVNENTFKERLKLFFIKNQRSSLRIRLFNFSLKLLTCLLYIVRVLLDDPALGIGCWGCPKQNYTFNGSSSEINWAPILWVERKMTLWAIQVIVAIISFLETMLLIYLSYKGNIWEQIFRVSFVLEMINTLPFIVTIFWAPLRNLFIPVFLNCWLAKHALENMINDFHRAILRSQSAMFNQVLILFCTLLCLVFTGTCGIQHLERAGENLSLLTAFYFCIVTFSTVGYGDVTPKIWPSQLLVVIMICVALVVLPLQFEELVYLWMERQKSGGNYSRHRAQTEKHVILCVSSLKIDLLMDFLNEFYAHPRLQDYYVVILCPTEMDIQVRRVLQIPLWSQRVIYLQGSALKDQDLMRAKMDNGEACFILSSRNEVDRTAADHQTILRAWAVKDFAPNCPLYVQILKPENKFHVKFADHVVCEEECKYAMLALNCICPATSTLITLLVHTSRGQEGQESPEQWQRMYGRCSGNEVYHVRMGDSKFFREYEGKSFTYAAFHAHKKYGVCLIGLKREDNKSILLNPGPRHTLAASDTCFYINITKEENSAFIFKQEEKQKKKGFSGQGLYDRSSRLPMHSIVASMGTVAMDLQNTECRPAQSGGGGGGGKLTLPTENGSGSRRPSIAPVLELADSSALLPCDLLSDPSEDELTPSDDEGLSVVEYVKGYPPNSPYIGSSPTLCHLLPVKAPFCCLRLDKGCKHNSYEDAKAYGFKNKLIIVSAETAGNGLYNFIVPLRAYYRSRKELNPIVLLLDNKPDHHFLEAICCFPMVYYMEGSVDNLDSLLQCGIIYADNLVVVDKESTMSAEEDYMADAKTIVNVQTMFRLFPSLSITTELTHPSNMRFMQFRAKDSYSLALSKLEKRERENGSNLAFMFRLPFAAGRVFSISMLDTLLYQSFVKDYMISITRLLLGLDTTPGSGYLCAMKVTEEDLWIRTYGRLFQKLCSSSAEIPIGIYRTECHVFSTSEPHDLRAQSQISVSVEDCQDTQEARGPWGVRAGGGGSTHGRHSVGGDPAEHPLLRRKSMQWARKLSRKGPKAAGKAAAAEWASQQRLSLYRRSERQELSELVKNRMKHLGLPTTGYEDVANLTASDVMNRVNLGYLQDEMNDHQNTLSYVLINPPPDTRLEPNDIVYLIRSDPLAHVASGAQSRKGSCSPRLASCNPETRDETQL; this is translated from the exons ggcgcCCATCCTCTGGGTGGAAAGAAAGATGACTCTGTGGGCTATTCAG GTCATCGTGGCCATAATAAGCTTCCTGGAGACAATGCTCCTCATTTACCTCAGCTACAAA GGGAACATCTGGGAGCAGATCTTCCGTGTCTCTTTCGTCCTGGAGATGATCAACACACTGCCCTTCATCGTCACG ATATTCTGGGCGCCCCTGAGGAACCTGTTCATCCCTGTGTTTCTGAACTGTTGGCTGGCCAAGCACGCCCTGGAAAACATGATC AATGACTTCCACCGCGCCATCCTGCGCTCGCAGTCAGCCATGTTCAACCAGGTGCTCATCCTGTTCTGCACCCTGCTGTGTCTGGTGTTCACGGG GACCTGTGGCATCCAGCACCTGGAGCGAGCAGGCGAGAACCTGTCCCTTCTCACGGCCTTCTACTTCTGCATCGTCACCTTCTCCACTGTGGGCTACGGCGACGTGACGCCCAAGATCTGGCCGTCCCAGCTGCTGGTGGTCATCATGATCTGCGTGGCCCTGGTGGTGCTCCCACTGCAG TTCGAGGAGCTGGTCTACCTGTGGATGGAGCGGCAGAAGTCGGGGGGCAATTACAGCCGTCACCGGGCGCAGACTGAGAAGCACGTGATTCTGTGCGTCAGCTCCCTCAAGATCGACCTGCTCATGGACTTCCTGAACGAGTTCTATGCACACCCCCGGCTGCAG GACTACTACGTCGTCATCCTGTGCCCCACCGAGATGGACATCCAGGTCCGCAGGGTCCTGCAGATCCCCCTGTGGTCCCAGCGGGTCATCTACCTCCAGGGCTCTGCGCTCAAGGACCAGGACCTCATGCGAGCCAA GATGGACAACGGGGAGGCCTGCTTTATCCTCAGCAGCCGCAATGAAGTGGATCGCACAGCAGCG GACCACCAGACCATCCTGCGCGCCTGGGCCGTGAAGGACTTCGCACCCAACTGCCCCCTGTACGTCCAGATTCTCAAACCCGAGAACAAGTTCCACGTCAAGTTTGCAG ACCACGTGGTGTGTGAGGAGGAGTGCAAGTACGCCATGCTGGCCCTCAACTGCATCTGTCCCGCCACGTCCACGCTCATCACCCTGCTGGTGCACACGTCCCGTGGCCA GGAGGGCCAGGAGTCCCCGGAACAGTGGCAGCGCATGTACGGACGCTGCTCGGGCAACGAGGTGTACCACGTGCGCATGGGGGACAGCAAGTTCTTCCGCGAGTACGAGGGCAAGAGCTTCACCTACGCCGCCTTCCACGCGCACAAGAA GTACGGCGTGTGCCTCATCGGGCTGAAGCGGGAGGACAACAAGAGCATCCTGCTGAACCCCGGGCCGCGGCACACCCTGGCGGCCTCCGACACCTGCTTCTACATCAACATCACCAAGGAGGAGAACTCCGCCTTCATCTtcaagcaggaggagaagcagaagaagaagggCTTCTCGGGGCAGGGTCTGTACGACCGGTCCTCCCGCCTGCCCATGCACAGCATCGTGGCCTCCATGG GGACAGTGGCCATGGACCTCCAGAACACAGAGTGCCGGCCGGCACAGAGCggcgggggcggtgggggcggCAAGCTTACGCTGCCCACAGAGAACGGCTCGGGCAGCCGGCGGCCCAGCATCGCGCCCGTCCTGGAGCTGGCTGACAGCTCGGCCCTGCTGCCCTGCGACCTGCTGAGTGACCCGTCGGAGGACGAGCTGACGCCATCGGATGACGAGGGGCTGTCTGTGGTGGA GTACGTGAAGGGCTACCCCCCCAACTCGCCCTACATCGGCAGCTCCCCCACCCTGTGCCACCTGCTGCCCGTGAAGGCCCCGTTCTGCTGCTTGCGGCTGGACAAG GGCTGCAAACACAACAGCTACGAAGACGCCAAGGCCTATGGCTTCAAGAACAAGCTGATCATCGTCTCGGCGGAGACGGCGGGCAACGGGCTGTACAACTTCATCGTGCCGCTGCGGGCCTACTACAGGTCCCGCAAGGAGCTCAACCCCATCGTGTTGCTGCTCGACAACAA GCCTGACCACCACTTCCTGGAGGCCATCTGCTGCTTCCCCATGGTCTACTACATGGAGGGCTCCGTGGACAA cctggacAGCCTACTGCAGTGCGGCATCATCTATGCGGACAACCTGGTGGTGGTGGACAAGGAGAGCACCATGAGCGCGGAGGAGGACTACATGGCGGACGCCAAGACCATCGTCAATGTGCAGACCATGTTCCG GCTCTTCCCCAGCTTGAGCATCACCACGGAGCTCACCCACCCTTCCAACATGCGGTTCATGCAGTTCCGTGCTAAGGACAGCTACTCTCTGGCTCTTTCCAAGCTGGAAAAG AGGGAACGGGAAAACGGCTCCAACCTGGCCTTCATGTTCCGCCTGCCGTTTGCCGCGGGCCGCGTCTTCAGCATCAGCATGTTGGACACGCTGCTCTACCAG TCCTTCGTGAAGGACTACATGATCTCCATCACCAGGCTGCTGCTGGGCCTCGACACGACGCCCGGCTCCGGCTACCTCTGCGCC ATGAAAGTCACGGAGGAGGACCTGTGGATCCGCACGTACGGCCGGCTCTTCCAGAAGCTGTGTTCCTCCAGCGCTGAGATCCCCATCGGCATCTACAGGACCGAGTGCCACGTCTTCTCGACCTCTGAG CCCCACGACCTCAGAGCCCAG TCCCAGATCTCGGTGAGCGTGGAGGACTGCCAGGACACGCAGGAAGCGAGGGGGCCCTGGGGCgtgcgggcgggcggcggcggcagcaccCACGGCCGGCACTCGGTTGGCGGCGACCCCGCCGAGCACCCGCTGCTGCGGCGCAAGAGCATGCAGTGGGCCCGGAAGCTGAGCCGCAAGGGCCCCAAGGCCGCAGGGAAGGCGGCGGCCGCCGAGTGGGCCAGTCAGCAGCGGCTCAGCTTGTACCGGCGCTCCGAGCGGCAGGAGCTCTCCGAGCTGGTCAAGAACCGCATGAAGCACCTGGGGCTGCCCACCACCGGCTACG AGGATGTAGCAAATTTAACAGCCAGTGATGTCATGAATCGGGTAAACCTGGGATATTTGCAAG ACGAGATGAACGACCACCAGAACACGCTCTCCTACGTCCTCATCAACCCCCCGCCCGACACGAGGCTGGAGCCCAACGACATCGT GTACCTCATCCGCTCCGACCCCCTGGCCCACGTGGCGAGCGGCGCGCAGAGCCGGAAGGGCAGCTGCAGCCCCCGGCTGGCTTCCTGCAACCCGGAGACTCGCGACGAGACGCAGCTCTGA